In Nostoc edaphicum CCNP1411, the sequence TGAACGAGAAGCATTCTTACAAGTAATGCCTTGTTCTCGTCAGTGTCCTTTGGCTGGTAACTTTGTGGTTCGTTGTGCCTGCCCTCGGCCTTGAGAGAGGATAACAATATCTTGATTTCTGGCGTCTGAGGTAGGATTATTTGCCTTGAGGTGAAAATCAGCTATGTTCCAGAATAATAAACATCGCATTGCTCTAATTTCTGTCGATGGTGACCCGGCTGTTGAAATCGGTCAAGAAGAAGCTGGGGGTCAAAATGTCTATGTGCGCCAAGTAGGTTATGCCCTAGCACAGCAAGGTTGGCAAGTGGATATGTTCACTCGTCGGAGTAGTCCTGACCAAGCTGCGATCGCTCAACATAGTCTGAATTGTCGTACTATTCGGTTAAAAGCTGGCCCAGCTGAGTTTATTGGGCGAGATAACTTGTTTAACCATTTACCTGAATTTATCGAAGAATTCCAGCGATTTCAGCAACGCCAAGGGTTCCATTACTCCCTAATTCATACCAATTACTGGTTGTCTTCTTGGGTTGGCATGGAATTGAAAAAGCAACAACCGCTGATTCAGGTGCATACTTACCACTCTTTAGGAGCGGTTAAATACAGAAGTATTGGTGATGTTCCCGTAATTGCAGCCCAGCGACTAGCTATAGAAAAAGCCTGTCTAGAAACTGTAGACTGCGTGGTTGCGACCAGTCCACAAGAACAGAAACACATGCGGATACTCGTTTCCAGCAAAGGGAACATTGAAATGATTCCCTGTGGTACTGATACTGATAAATTTGGGGAAATTCTGCGGTCTGCTGCAAGGGAAAAGTTGGGAATTGCACCAGATGCCAAGATGGTTCTCTATGTTGGTCGGTTTGACCGACGCAAAGGTATTGAAACTTTAGTACGAGCCATTGGCAAGTCGAGTTTAAGGGGTGAGGCTAACCTCCAACTAGTGATTGGGGGTGGTAGTCGTCCAGGTCAGAGTGATGGAATTGAACGCGATCGCATCGCCAGCATTGTCACTGAACTCGGATTAGAAGATTGTACAACCTTTACCGGTCGCCTAGATGAAACCGTCCTCCCCTTCTACTACGCTGCTGCTGATGTCTGCGTAGTGCCCAGTCACTATGAACCTTTTGGTTTAGTTGCCATTGAGGCGATGGCGAGTAAAACTCCAGTCGTAGCTAGTAATGTCGGTGGGTTGCAGTTTACTGTAGTACCAGAGGTCACAGGTTTACTAGCGCCCGCCAAAGATGAAGTGGCTTTTGCTGCTGCCATAGACCGCATTCTGATCAACCCAGCTTGGCGAGACCAGTTAGGTGAAGCAGCAAGGCAACGGACAGAAATTGCTTTTAGTTGGTATAGTGTGGCATTCCGACTGACTCAGCTATACAGTCGTTTGCTGGCTCCAACTGCACCCAATAACCGACCCCGGATTGCAGCTTAATTTTTACAGTTTTGAGCGCGGTAATATCCTCAAAGTGATTTTATCGCGCCCAAACAGTCAAAAACAAACTACTCAGCCTAGTTAATTAGGGAATCAGAATTATGCTGAATATTGGAGATTATGCTTTGCATCAAAGAACAGGGCAAGTTGGTCAAGTTTGTGGTTATGGACATCAGGTAATGGATGGAGTTTACACAACTACCCTGAAAGTAAGAGTCAGCAAGCATAAGGGAACTCGTCGTCAAAGCAGATTTTTTGAGGATGCTTACTCTGCTTGGATGCTGACAAAGGAAGCTTGAAAAAGGGACTGGGGACTGGGGACTGGGAAAACTTGGAAGGGGATTCAGACCTAAATGGCACTAAGATAAGCCCAAAGTCCTGTGTTCCTCGTTCCCAGC encodes:
- a CDS encoding glycosyltransferase, whose product is MFQNNKHRIALISVDGDPAVEIGQEEAGGQNVYVRQVGYALAQQGWQVDMFTRRSSPDQAAIAQHSLNCRTIRLKAGPAEFIGRDNLFNHLPEFIEEFQRFQQRQGFHYSLIHTNYWLSSWVGMELKKQQPLIQVHTYHSLGAVKYRSIGDVPVIAAQRLAIEKACLETVDCVVATSPQEQKHMRILVSSKGNIEMIPCGTDTDKFGEILRSAAREKLGIAPDAKMVLYVGRFDRRKGIETLVRAIGKSSLRGEANLQLVIGGGSRPGQSDGIERDRIASIVTELGLEDCTTFTGRLDETVLPFYYAAADVCVVPSHYEPFGLVAIEAMASKTPVVASNVGGLQFTVVPEVTGLLAPAKDEVAFAAAIDRILINPAWRDQLGEAARQRTEIAFSWYSVAFRLTQLYSRLLAPTAPNNRPRIAA